A stretch of the Nematostella vectensis chromosome 1, jaNemVect1.1, whole genome shotgun sequence genome encodes the following:
- the LOC5517192 gene encoding uncharacterized protein LOC5517192 yields MSIQGKKIVGSSSKQRSANSKEDTLEKVRVMRERQSKWMRQREEAKSSGRDKPIKSANSVESFGSKSRESFNSSRKASASDFDSAGRDAMQSPRRKPLYEPPKRDRSNMITWSGSADNTGKAKRPPSASRSQHERETSSRSTKLDSSRSNKSETGKGKPYEPLKYGGSAKPSADVVASARVLYNKLEPIQRNNENTESRANYGDDDESGDDSVDESEMKKQNGLYKLDEQRGISEKGIDASMIDALAETVAQRLKTTMQPNNRQSAPPHNQQELDAEDMSTHLCPLCQTLMSGSRHTPVALIPCGHTFCQMCTRDCRKCPDCQMRVKATAVNTVMQQIIGDFKAQKEKERLAKLEEQTRKYIDEYQSLSLRSRALADEAESILNNMEDTTEQIFQEKKVVKKLQVDEEEIKHRISELQDQLAKNKSKLSETQERCEKLEIRYDEEKQRLSLVEDTIKTITQSKERVKMMVNNFAPNLNLENFD; encoded by the exons ATGTCAATTCAAGGAAAAAAGATCGTTGGGTCAAGCTCAAAGCAACGCTCCGCAAACAGTAAAGAGGACACTTTAGAAAAAGTCAGAGTAATGCGCGAAAGGCAGAGCAAATGGATGCGACAGAGAGAAGAAGCAAAATCAAGTGGAAGGGATAAGCCGATAAAAAGTGCCAACTCGGTTGAAAGTTTTGGCAGTAAAAGCAGAGAAAGTTTCAATTCGAGTAGAAAGGCAAGTGCTTCAGATTTCGATTCCGCTGGAAGAGATGCAATGCAGAGTCCAAGAAGGAAACCTCTTTACGAGCCACCAAAACGAGATCGCTCGAATATGATAACGTGGTCAGGCAGTGCGGATAACACAGGGAAGGCTAAAAGACCACCATCTGCATCTAGATCtcaacatgagagagaaacaAGCTCTAGATCAACTAAGCTAGACAGTAGCCGAAGTAATAAGTCAGAGACGGGAAAAGGGAAGCCATATGAACCTTTGAAATATGGGGGCAGTGCTAAACCTTCTGCGGATGTGGTGGCCAGTGCAAGGGTACTTTATAATAAGCTTGAACCTATTCAaagaaataatgaaaatacTGAATCAAGAGCaaattatggtgatgatgatgaaagtgGTGATGATTCTGTTGATGAGAGTGAGATGAAGAAACAAAATGGACTGTACAAATTAGATGAACAGAGAGGCATATCAGAAAAAGGCATTGATGCAAGTATGATTGATGCATTGGCAGAGACAGTAGCCCAGAGGCTCAAAACAACCATGCAACCAAACAACAGACAGTCAGCACCACCTCACAACCAACAAGAACTAGATGCAGAGGACATGTCAACTCATCTTTGTCCTCTCTGTCAGACTCTTATGTCAGGGTCGCGACACACCCCAGTTGCCCTGATCCCTTGTGGACACACCTTCTGCCAGATGTGCACCAGGGACTGTAGAAAGTGCCCTGACTGTCAGATGAGGGTTAAGGCTACTGCTGTCAACACCGTTATGCAGCAGATTATAGGGGACTTTAAGGCACAGAAGGAAAAGGAGCGATTAGCTAAGCTTGAAGAGCAAACGAGAAAGTACATTGATGAGTACCAATCTTTGTCATTGAGATCCAGAGCCCTTGCAG ATGAGGCTGAGAGTATTTTAAACAATATGGAGGACACCACTGAGCAAATATTTCAAGAGAAAAAGGTGGTTAAAAAGCTCCAAGTTGACGAAGAAGAGATTAAGCATAGAATTAGTGAACTTCAAGACCAACTTGCCAAGAACAAATCCAAACTTTCTGAAACTCAGGAACGATGTGAAAAGTTAGAAATTCGGTATGATGAGGAAAAACAGAGACTTTCTCTTGTTGAGGACacaattaaaacaataactCAAAGCAAAGAAAGAGTCAAAATGATGGTGAATAACTTTGCCCCAAATTTGAATTTAGAAAATTTTGATTAA